A genomic stretch from Eretmochelys imbricata isolate rEreImb1 chromosome 24, rEreImb1.hap1, whole genome shotgun sequence includes:
- the ACKR1 gene encoding atypical chemokine receptor 1 isoform X3 gives MGNCIIIVASHLELNMSSYSFEDMMVNYSYDSELTYDTLASAPCHSGYCSFFRSYAFNFLAVVCALGLLSNLALVVALANCRNLWSWPPGRASLFQLTLGTTIFTAMLPFFAAGISQGWVIGDGLCKVAYMLWHGSLFAEGLLVAAGAGSAMWGKWVPSRHHWCMAVALWVAAVLLAVPAALLSGTEGHPQLLCIMRDSAWWYLAHVTSCLAVFMLLPAALGVAKAVLTWRRSGWHLRVGVTCLFFLLWVPYGTALLLDLLVRRQLLYTSCHFQEFLDFFLGLSEGLGILHCCLGPLLLLGAGLYHQRMHADPGPP, from the exons ATGGGGAACTGCATCATCATTGTG GCCAGCCACCTGGAACTGAACATGAGCAGCTACAGCTTTGAGGACATGATGGTGAATTACTCCTATGACTCTGAACTGACTTATGACACCCTGGCCTCTGCGCCCTGCCATAGTGGCTACTGTTCATTCTTTCGCAGTTATGCCTTCAACTTCCTGGCTGTAGTCTGTGCCTTAGGTCTGCTGAGTAACCTGGCCCTGGTGGTGGCCTTGGCCAACTGCCGGAATCTTTGGAGCTGGCCCCCTGGCAGAGCCTCCCTGTTCCAGCTGACGCTTGGCACCACCATCTTCACAGCCATGCTGCCATTTTTTGCTGCCGGCATCAGCCAAGGATGGGTCATTGGTGACGGGCTCTGCAAGGTGGCGTACATGCTGTGGCATGGGAGCCTCTTCGCTGAGGGGCTGCTGGTGGCTGCCGGCGCAGGCAGTGCCATGTGGGGCAAATGGGTTCCCAGCCGGCACCACTGGTGCATGGCCGTGGCTCTCTGGGTGGCAGCTGTCCTCCTGGCAGTGCCAGCTGCCTTGCTGAGTGGAACGGAGGGGCACCCGCAGTTGCTCTGTATCATGAGGGACAGCGCCTGGTGGTACCTGGCCCATGTCACATCCTGCCTGGCTGTTTTCATGCTGCTCCCTGCTGCACTGGGCGTGGCCAAGGCAGTGCTGACATGGCGCAGGAGTGGCTGGCACCTGCGGGTTGGGGTGACGTGTCTGTTCTTCCTTCTCTGGGTGCCGTACGGGACAGCCCTGCTCCTGGACTTACTGGTGAGGAGGCAGCTTCTCTACACCAGCTGCCATTTCCAGGAGTTTCTTGACTTCTTCCTGGGGCTGTCAGAGGGCCTCGgcattctgcactgctgcctcgGGCCCCTGCTGCTTCTCGGGGCAGGGCTGTATCACCAAAGGATGCATGCTGACCCAGGCCCCCCCTGA
- the ACKR1 gene encoding atypical chemokine receptor 1 isoform X4 produces the protein MSSYSFEDMMVNYSYDSELTYDTLASAPCHSGYCSFFRSYAFNFLAVVCALGLLSNLALVVALANCRNLWSWPPGRASLFQLTLGTTIFTAMLPFFAAGISQGWVIGDGLCKVAYMLWHGSLFAEGLLVAAGAGSAMWGKWVPSRHHWCMAVALWVAAVLLAVPAALLSGTEGHPQLLCIMRDSAWWYLAHVTSCLAVFMLLPAALGVAKAVLTWRRSGWHLRVGVTCLFFLLWVPYGTALLLDLLVRRQLLYTSCHFQEFLDFFLGLSEGLGILHCCLGPLLLLGAGLYHQRMHADPGPP, from the coding sequence ATGAGCAGCTACAGCTTTGAGGACATGATGGTGAATTACTCCTATGACTCTGAACTGACTTATGACACCCTGGCCTCTGCGCCCTGCCATAGTGGCTACTGTTCATTCTTTCGCAGTTATGCCTTCAACTTCCTGGCTGTAGTCTGTGCCTTAGGTCTGCTGAGTAACCTGGCCCTGGTGGTGGCCTTGGCCAACTGCCGGAATCTTTGGAGCTGGCCCCCTGGCAGAGCCTCCCTGTTCCAGCTGACGCTTGGCACCACCATCTTCACAGCCATGCTGCCATTTTTTGCTGCCGGCATCAGCCAAGGATGGGTCATTGGTGACGGGCTCTGCAAGGTGGCGTACATGCTGTGGCATGGGAGCCTCTTCGCTGAGGGGCTGCTGGTGGCTGCCGGCGCAGGCAGTGCCATGTGGGGCAAATGGGTTCCCAGCCGGCACCACTGGTGCATGGCCGTGGCTCTCTGGGTGGCAGCTGTCCTCCTGGCAGTGCCAGCTGCCTTGCTGAGTGGAACGGAGGGGCACCCGCAGTTGCTCTGTATCATGAGGGACAGCGCCTGGTGGTACCTGGCCCATGTCACATCCTGCCTGGCTGTTTTCATGCTGCTCCCTGCTGCACTGGGCGTGGCCAAGGCAGTGCTGACATGGCGCAGGAGTGGCTGGCACCTGCGGGTTGGGGTGACGTGTCTGTTCTTCCTTCTCTGGGTGCCGTACGGGACAGCCCTGCTCCTGGACTTACTGGTGAGGAGGCAGCTTCTCTACACCAGCTGCCATTTCCAGGAGTTTCTTGACTTCTTCCTGGGGCTGTCAGAGGGCCTCGgcattctgcactgctgcctcgGGCCCCTGCTGCTTCTCGGGGCAGGGCTGTATCACCAAAGGATGCATGCTGACCCAGGCCCCCCCTGA
- the ACKR1 gene encoding atypical chemokine receptor 1 isoform X2 — translation MSSASTRRVNPATHRAAWSPENHILQYPTGEFLGLAGGQRMHPHHPASHLELNMSSYSFEDMMVNYSYDSELTYDTLASAPCHSGYCSFFRSYAFNFLAVVCALGLLSNLALVVALANCRNLWSWPPGRASLFQLTLGTTIFTAMLPFFAAGISQGWVIGDGLCKVAYMLWHGSLFAEGLLVAAGAGSAMWGKWVPSRHHWCMAVALWVAAVLLAVPAALLSGTEGHPQLLCIMRDSAWWYLAHVTSCLAVFMLLPAALGVAKAVLTWRRSGWHLRVGVTCLFFLLWVPYGTALLLDLLVRRQLLYTSCHFQEFLDFFLGLSEGLGILHCCLGPLLLLGAGLYHQRMHADPGPP, via the exons atgagctcTGCAAG CACCCGGCGTGTAAACCCTGCTACCCACAGAGCTGCCTGGAGTCCAGAGAACCACATCCTCCAGTACCCAACAGGTGAATTCCTGGGACTTGCTGGTGGCCAAAGAATGCACCCCCATCACCCA GCCAGCCACCTGGAACTGAACATGAGCAGCTACAGCTTTGAGGACATGATGGTGAATTACTCCTATGACTCTGAACTGACTTATGACACCCTGGCCTCTGCGCCCTGCCATAGTGGCTACTGTTCATTCTTTCGCAGTTATGCCTTCAACTTCCTGGCTGTAGTCTGTGCCTTAGGTCTGCTGAGTAACCTGGCCCTGGTGGTGGCCTTGGCCAACTGCCGGAATCTTTGGAGCTGGCCCCCTGGCAGAGCCTCCCTGTTCCAGCTGACGCTTGGCACCACCATCTTCACAGCCATGCTGCCATTTTTTGCTGCCGGCATCAGCCAAGGATGGGTCATTGGTGACGGGCTCTGCAAGGTGGCGTACATGCTGTGGCATGGGAGCCTCTTCGCTGAGGGGCTGCTGGTGGCTGCCGGCGCAGGCAGTGCCATGTGGGGCAAATGGGTTCCCAGCCGGCACCACTGGTGCATGGCCGTGGCTCTCTGGGTGGCAGCTGTCCTCCTGGCAGTGCCAGCTGCCTTGCTGAGTGGAACGGAGGGGCACCCGCAGTTGCTCTGTATCATGAGGGACAGCGCCTGGTGGTACCTGGCCCATGTCACATCCTGCCTGGCTGTTTTCATGCTGCTCCCTGCTGCACTGGGCGTGGCCAAGGCAGTGCTGACATGGCGCAGGAGTGGCTGGCACCTGCGGGTTGGGGTGACGTGTCTGTTCTTCCTTCTCTGGGTGCCGTACGGGACAGCCCTGCTCCTGGACTTACTGGTGAGGAGGCAGCTTCTCTACACCAGCTGCCATTTCCAGGAGTTTCTTGACTTCTTCCTGGGGCTGTCAGAGGGCCTCGgcattctgcactgctgcctcgGGCCCCTGCTGCTTCTCGGGGCAGGGCTGTATCACCAAAGGATGCATGCTGACCCAGGCCCCCCCTGA
- the ACKR1 gene encoding atypical chemokine receptor 1 isoform X1, giving the protein MSHNSHSTRTPWGTASSLCTRRVNPATHRAAWSPENHILQYPTGEFLGLAGGQRMHPHHPASHLELNMSSYSFEDMMVNYSYDSELTYDTLASAPCHSGYCSFFRSYAFNFLAVVCALGLLSNLALVVALANCRNLWSWPPGRASLFQLTLGTTIFTAMLPFFAAGISQGWVIGDGLCKVAYMLWHGSLFAEGLLVAAGAGSAMWGKWVPSRHHWCMAVALWVAAVLLAVPAALLSGTEGHPQLLCIMRDSAWWYLAHVTSCLAVFMLLPAALGVAKAVLTWRRSGWHLRVGVTCLFFLLWVPYGTALLLDLLVRRQLLYTSCHFQEFLDFFLGLSEGLGILHCCLGPLLLLGAGLYHQRMHADPGPP; this is encoded by the exons atGAGCCACAATTCGCACAGCACGCGGACACCATGGGGAACTGCATCATCATTGTG CACCCGGCGTGTAAACCCTGCTACCCACAGAGCTGCCTGGAGTCCAGAGAACCACATCCTCCAGTACCCAACAGGTGAATTCCTGGGACTTGCTGGTGGCCAAAGAATGCACCCCCATCACCCA GCCAGCCACCTGGAACTGAACATGAGCAGCTACAGCTTTGAGGACATGATGGTGAATTACTCCTATGACTCTGAACTGACTTATGACACCCTGGCCTCTGCGCCCTGCCATAGTGGCTACTGTTCATTCTTTCGCAGTTATGCCTTCAACTTCCTGGCTGTAGTCTGTGCCTTAGGTCTGCTGAGTAACCTGGCCCTGGTGGTGGCCTTGGCCAACTGCCGGAATCTTTGGAGCTGGCCCCCTGGCAGAGCCTCCCTGTTCCAGCTGACGCTTGGCACCACCATCTTCACAGCCATGCTGCCATTTTTTGCTGCCGGCATCAGCCAAGGATGGGTCATTGGTGACGGGCTCTGCAAGGTGGCGTACATGCTGTGGCATGGGAGCCTCTTCGCTGAGGGGCTGCTGGTGGCTGCCGGCGCAGGCAGTGCCATGTGGGGCAAATGGGTTCCCAGCCGGCACCACTGGTGCATGGCCGTGGCTCTCTGGGTGGCAGCTGTCCTCCTGGCAGTGCCAGCTGCCTTGCTGAGTGGAACGGAGGGGCACCCGCAGTTGCTCTGTATCATGAGGGACAGCGCCTGGTGGTACCTGGCCCATGTCACATCCTGCCTGGCTGTTTTCATGCTGCTCCCTGCTGCACTGGGCGTGGCCAAGGCAGTGCTGACATGGCGCAGGAGTGGCTGGCACCTGCGGGTTGGGGTGACGTGTCTGTTCTTCCTTCTCTGGGTGCCGTACGGGACAGCCCTGCTCCTGGACTTACTGGTGAGGAGGCAGCTTCTCTACACCAGCTGCCATTTCCAGGAGTTTCTTGACTTCTTCCTGGGGCTGTCAGAGGGCCTCGgcattctgcactgctgcctcgGGCCCCTGCTGCTTCTCGGGGCAGGGCTGTATCACCAAAGGATGCATGCTGACCCAGGCCCCCCCTGA